The following proteins are co-located in the Alcaligenes faecalis genome:
- a CDS encoding gamma-glutamyltransferase family protein, with translation MTAYSAGEKQGLGKQWAVAAGHPLAVRAAQAMLELKGSAVDAAIAADAVMGVVEPMATGIGGDLLAMVAQPGSAPLAYNGSGAAPLLLRADHVQALPGARIPERHVLSITTPGLVRGWWDMHQRYGRLDWARLFQPAIQAAQEGFAVASVAAREWQIFDFVLHRDPVCAALYRAGKPPKAGERYLNPELAAVLQDIATQGPDAFYLGRPAQQAEQAMELAQGLLRAEDFRRHKGFFCEPVSASLGEFSLYECPPNTHGVAVLDAIQSAWNRSPDDDEAELALIQATEAAMAHAAQVVCDPAGNTVCTVVVDEDGLAVTFMSSIFKRFGSGYAVPGCGFVLQNRGFGFSEPGHVNGPGPGKRPYHTVVPSLAMKSGKFHMGLGVVGGLMQPQGQIQIWTRVLRDGWPLDKALFEPRWRLEGAGRLALEDGFDANRRTFLREYGYASPDQGVGELAGRSDFGGAQAVERLADGRLKAVSDPRKDGCVALV, from the coding sequence ATGACAGCGTATAGCGCAGGTGAAAAACAGGGCCTGGGGAAACAGTGGGCCGTCGCTGCCGGACACCCTTTGGCGGTGCGGGCCGCGCAGGCCATGCTGGAGCTCAAAGGCAGTGCGGTGGATGCGGCCATTGCTGCCGATGCTGTCATGGGTGTCGTTGAGCCCATGGCAACGGGTATAGGCGGCGACTTGTTGGCGATGGTTGCACAGCCAGGCAGCGCCCCGCTGGCTTATAACGGTAGTGGTGCGGCCCCCTTGCTGTTGCGCGCGGACCATGTTCAGGCTTTGCCTGGGGCGAGGATTCCAGAGCGTCACGTGTTGTCCATCACGACACCTGGTTTGGTACGGGGTTGGTGGGATATGCACCAGCGTTACGGTCGTCTGGATTGGGCTCGTTTGTTTCAGCCCGCCATCCAGGCAGCACAGGAAGGGTTTGCGGTAGCGTCAGTGGCGGCGCGTGAATGGCAAATCTTCGATTTTGTGTTGCATCGTGATCCTGTGTGTGCCGCCCTTTATAGGGCGGGCAAGCCGCCCAAGGCAGGGGAGCGGTATCTGAATCCGGAATTAGCGGCTGTCTTGCAGGACATCGCTACGCAAGGCCCCGATGCTTTCTATCTGGGACGCCCCGCGCAGCAGGCTGAACAAGCAATGGAGCTGGCACAGGGGCTGTTGCGGGCTGAGGACTTTCGTCGGCATAAAGGATTCTTTTGTGAGCCCGTCAGCGCATCACTGGGCGAGTTCAGTCTGTATGAATGTCCGCCCAATACACATGGAGTGGCTGTGTTGGACGCGATTCAAAGCGCCTGGAACCGATCGCCGGATGATGATGAGGCTGAATTGGCATTGATCCAGGCGACTGAAGCGGCAATGGCTCATGCCGCTCAGGTCGTGTGTGATCCGGCAGGCAATACGGTTTGCACGGTTGTGGTGGACGAGGACGGGTTGGCCGTCACGTTCATGTCCAGCATTTTCAAACGGTTCGGCTCCGGTTATGCCGTGCCTGGCTGTGGGTTTGTACTGCAAAACCGAGGCTTTGGTTTCTCCGAGCCTGGGCATGTGAATGGCCCTGGGCCGGGAAAACGTCCGTATCACACGGTTGTCCCGTCTCTGGCCATGAAGTCCGGCAAGTTTCATATGGGATTGGGCGTGGTGGGTGGCTTGATGCAACCCCAGGGCCAGATACAGATATGGACTCGTGTCTTGCGCGATGGCTGGCCGTTGGATAAGGCCTTGTTTGAACCGCGCTGGCGCTTGGAAGGGGCGGGACGATTGGCGCTGGAAGATGGTTTTGATGCAAACCGTAGGACTTTTTTGCGTGAGTATGGGTATGCGTCGCCCGACCAGGGGGTAGGCGAGCTGGCTGGCCGCAGCGATTTTGGCGGGGCCCAAGCGGTCGAGCGCCTGGCGGATGGCCGCTTGAAAGCTGTGTCCGATCCGCGTAAGGATGGGTGTGTGGCGTTGGTTTGA
- a CDS encoding sulfite exporter TauE/SafE family protein, whose protein sequence is MAALIDLVDPLSWLLMACLVVLAAFLQGVGGIGFAMLVAPIAALIFPQLVPGPLLALGGSVSLLAALRERQHIVPNVVVCALGGRATGSLIAVLGMTQLPIAAVNLGFAFAILGAVALSAWGLRILPSKRNMILAGIASGIMGTLTSVGAPALAIAMQNLAPAQLRASLGLILFLGASLSLILLILVNLFSLQQAMLSIVLYPFMLLGFALSGQLRHKVSLPLMRRLLLGICCISALVLIARTLWQ, encoded by the coding sequence ATGGCGGCTTTAATCGACCTCGTGGACCCGCTATCCTGGCTGCTGATGGCCTGTCTGGTGGTTTTGGCCGCGTTTTTACAAGGGGTGGGCGGGATTGGATTTGCCATGCTGGTGGCACCCATTGCCGCCCTGATCTTCCCACAGCTAGTACCCGGGCCGCTGCTGGCCTTGGGCGGTAGCGTCTCTTTACTGGCGGCCCTGCGAGAGCGTCAACATATCGTGCCTAATGTCGTGGTCTGCGCACTGGGCGGGAGGGCCACAGGCTCGCTTATCGCTGTCTTGGGCATGACGCAACTACCGATAGCCGCCGTCAATCTGGGTTTTGCATTTGCCATTCTGGGCGCAGTCGCTCTCAGCGCCTGGGGTCTACGAATATTGCCCTCCAAACGCAACATGATTCTGGCTGGCATAGCATCGGGCATCATGGGCACCCTAACCTCGGTTGGCGCTCCTGCCTTGGCAATTGCCATGCAGAATCTGGCGCCTGCACAGCTACGTGCGTCACTCGGCCTTATTCTCTTTCTGGGCGCGAGTCTGTCGTTGATATTGCTGATTCTGGTTAACCTGTTCTCCTTGCAGCAAGCCATGCTCAGCATCGTGCTCTACCCGTTCATGTTGCTGGGTTTTGCTCTATCAGGGCAATTACGTCATAAAGTCAGTCTGCCATTAATGCGCAGGCTGCTATTGGGTATCTGTTGCATCAGTGCCCTGGTCTTGATTGCACGCACACTGTGGCAGTAA
- a CDS encoding GntR family transcriptional regulator: protein MNIPSFNLPNSLIDADKRRLGDQHASLFAVIRDQLRERILSGEFHPGDRLVEGKLASELGVSRIPVREALRELASEGLVTIEPRRGASVAVLSAEIAYNMAEVRATLEGLNAKLAAQRQDPANIEKLQSILTQGHEAMDAGNLDLLKSLNRQFHETLATMSGNIVLTELMRSLRDRTALLFAPSNLQRIRQNWEDHAQILNAVVAGNSDLANLLATQHVHNAAKAYQDAQNGEKA, encoded by the coding sequence ATGAATATCCCCAGTTTCAATCTTCCCAACTCCCTTATCGATGCGGATAAGCGCCGCTTGGGTGATCAGCATGCCTCCTTGTTTGCGGTGATACGCGACCAATTGCGCGAGCGTATTCTGAGTGGTGAATTCCATCCGGGTGACCGCCTGGTGGAGGGCAAACTGGCAAGCGAACTGGGTGTCTCGCGCATCCCAGTTCGGGAAGCCCTGCGCGAGCTGGCCTCCGAAGGGCTGGTTACGATTGAGCCACGCCGTGGTGCCTCGGTCGCGGTGCTATCGGCCGAGATTGCCTACAACATGGCTGAAGTGCGTGCCACCCTTGAGGGGCTTAATGCCAAGTTGGCCGCCCAACGCCAAGATCCGGCCAATATTGAGAAACTACAATCCATCCTGACTCAGGGACATGAGGCCATGGATGCCGGCAATCTGGATTTGCTCAAATCCCTGAACCGGCAATTTCATGAAACCCTGGCCACCATGTCAGGCAATATCGTCCTGACCGAGTTGATGCGCTCCCTGCGTGATCGCACCGCGCTGCTCTTTGCGCCCAGCAATCTGCAGCGCATCCGTCAGAACTGGGAAGATCACGCCCAAATCCTGAACGCAGTTGTGGCCGGTAACAGTGATCTGGCCAACCTGCTGGCGACCCAGCACGTACACAATGCGGCCAAGGCTTATCAGGATGCCCAAAACGGCGAAAAAGCCTGA
- a CDS encoding TetR/AcrR family transcriptional regulator gives MSKTTTEKLQDAALARFAVQGFDATTMNEIAADVGIKKPSVYAHFRNKDELFLSLIPKIVDDELNHARQVLQGGDGIELQLRTYLEGIQERFEQSPQVRFWIRSLFAPPVHLYDVVMKPMHVFMDDLEGIIYQAMVQSDLAKPETGLRVDTLAMTYMALIDSLQSELLFGGAHKYQRRLASVWMVFEAALRAGRPA, from the coding sequence GTGAGCAAAACCACAACTGAAAAACTACAGGATGCCGCATTGGCGCGCTTTGCTGTGCAGGGCTTTGATGCCACCACCATGAACGAGATCGCGGCGGATGTGGGTATTAAAAAACCCTCGGTCTATGCCCATTTCCGTAACAAGGATGAGCTGTTTCTGAGCCTGATTCCAAAGATTGTGGACGATGAACTGAACCATGCTCGTCAGGTTCTGCAAGGAGGCGATGGCATTGAGCTGCAGTTGCGAACCTATCTGGAAGGGATACAGGAACGCTTTGAGCAGTCGCCTCAAGTGCGCTTCTGGATTCGCAGCCTATTTGCTCCGCCCGTGCATCTGTACGATGTGGTGATGAAACCCATGCATGTGTTCATGGATGATCTGGAAGGCATCATCTATCAGGCCATGGTGCAGTCTGACCTGGCCAAACCCGAGACGGGTTTACGTGTAGATACCTTGGCCATGACTTACATGGCCTTGATTGACAGTCTGCAAAGCGAGCTGTTGTTTGGTGGAGCGCACAAGTACCAGCGGCGTCTGGCATCGGTTTGGATGGTCTTTGAGGCAGCCTTGAGAGCGGGCCGCCCTGCCTGA
- a CDS encoding multidrug effflux MFS transporter — MSDLSRTRSLTWSLILLLAMLTALDAMAIDMYLPGMPAIAQELGVSSGRIQQTLSIFLAGLALGQGMYGPLLDRFGRRAPLLLGVVIFVIGSILGALATSVEALLVARFIQALGAAAGLVTPRAIVADLCDVKESASIFSLLMQVMMIAPIVAPILGAYLLSHADWRAIFWMLAALGMIGLLWGLKAIPDSLPVTQRVPLNPGHIIRAYGRELGNKPFMAYTGSGGFALAALFVYISGSAFVFTQYFALSPAVFSYVFAGNSVALVLGGVVSNYVLKAGMPTSRVLALGLIVHTVSAWLLYMAVQANAAGLILYAALIAVSVGSLGMVFGNVTALTMDVAGPQAGTAAALMGMFHYLISAVVGYIVSLAVPGPQVLPLAIGGCGLLSVLLYVLAGRCRSVARSVGGLGAVK; from the coding sequence ATGAGCGATTTGTCCCGTACCAGGAGCCTGACATGGTCCTTGATCTTGCTGCTGGCCATGTTGACGGCATTGGATGCGATGGCAATTGATATGTATTTGCCGGGTATGCCAGCCATTGCGCAGGAGCTGGGCGTGTCCTCGGGCCGGATTCAGCAGACTCTGTCTATCTTTCTGGCGGGCCTGGCGTTGGGGCAAGGCATGTATGGCCCTTTGCTGGATCGCTTTGGGCGTCGTGCTCCCTTGCTGTTGGGCGTAGTAATCTTTGTGATCGGTTCGATCTTGGGTGCTCTGGCCACATCGGTTGAGGCTTTGCTTGTTGCGCGTTTTATCCAGGCCTTGGGGGCGGCGGCAGGCTTGGTCACACCGCGTGCCATTGTGGCGGACTTGTGCGATGTAAAAGAGTCGGCAAGCATCTTTTCCCTGTTGATGCAGGTGATGATGATTGCACCGATTGTGGCTCCCATTCTGGGTGCCTATCTATTGAGCCATGCAGATTGGCGTGCCATCTTCTGGATGCTGGCTGCATTAGGGATGATCGGGCTGCTTTGGGGGCTGAAGGCCATACCGGACTCTTTGCCCGTGACGCAGCGTGTGCCTTTGAACCCCGGCCATATTATTCGCGCCTATGGACGCGAACTGGGCAATAAGCCGTTCATGGCGTATACCGGCTCCGGTGGCTTTGCACTGGCTGCCTTGTTTGTCTATATCAGTGGCTCGGCTTTTGTATTTACGCAATATTTTGCTTTATCGCCTGCTGTGTTCAGCTACGTCTTTGCCGGTAACTCGGTGGCGTTGGTCCTGGGTGGGGTTGTCAGCAATTACGTGTTGAAGGCCGGGATGCCCACCTCTCGGGTGCTGGCTCTAGGACTGATTGTCCATACGGTGTCGGCCTGGCTCTTGTATATGGCCGTGCAAGCAAACGCGGCTGGCCTGATTCTGTATGCTGCCTTGATTGCCGTTTCGGTCGGCTCTTTAGGGATGGTTTTTGGCAATGTGACGGCCTTGACCATGGATGTGGCTGGCCCGCAGGCGGGGACGGCGGCGGCCTTGATGGGCATGTTCCACTACCTGATTTCGGCTGTGGTAGGTTACATCGTCAGTCTGGCTGTGCCTGGGCCGCAGGTTTTGCCCTTGGCGATTGGCGGCTGCGGTCTGCTGTCGGTTCTGTTGTATGTTCTGGCGGGCCGTTGCCGTTCGGTAGCAAGATCGGTTGGGGGACTGGGGGCTGTAAAATAA
- a CDS encoding ferritin-like domain-containing protein, translating to MSKQKAVKPSQGPIDVAAIRAAAKKFVDDGAVASGYKGNREEIIQMLNEALATELVCVMRYKRHYFTATGLNNEPIKAEFLEHAQQEAEHADRIAERIVQLNGEPDFNPKNLAQRSHAEYDDNSDIKSMIRANLIAERIAIESYRQMIERIGDTDPTTRQMLVEIMAVEEEHADDMGDLLDI from the coding sequence ATGAGTAAGCAGAAAGCTGTCAAACCAAGCCAAGGTCCTATCGATGTTGCTGCTATCCGCGCGGCTGCCAAGAAATTTGTGGACGATGGTGCGGTGGCATCTGGCTACAAGGGCAATCGTGAAGAGATCATTCAAATGCTTAATGAAGCTCTGGCCACGGAGCTAGTCTGTGTGATGCGCTACAAGCGCCACTACTTCACCGCTACCGGCTTGAACAATGAGCCTATCAAAGCCGAGTTTCTGGAGCATGCCCAGCAAGAGGCCGAGCATGCCGACCGTATTGCTGAACGTATTGTGCAGTTGAACGGCGAGCCGGACTTCAATCCTAAAAACCTGGCCCAACGCAGTCATGCGGAATATGACGATAACAGCGACATCAAATCCATGATTCGCGCTAACCTGATTGCCGAGCGTATTGCCATTGAGTCCTATCGCCAGATGATCGAACGTATTGGCGACACAGATCCAACCACTCGCCAGATGCTGGTTGAAATCATGGCTGTAGAGGAAGAGCATGCTGACGACATGGGCGACTTGTTGGACATCTAA
- a CDS encoding Chromate resistance protein ChrB — protein sequence MTSISWLLLTYKVPSEPSAKRLALWRRLKALGAVYLQNGVCVLPKTDEHVRRLKVLENDIATMEGECVLLETIALDKAQEDKVITRFTDDRNEQYQELLGRCKDFEVEIAKEISIQKFTYAELDEEETDLKKLENWFEKIQKLDFYGAPLAQVAQERLQDCKARLDEYAQMVYDAHEENR from the coding sequence ATGACTTCAATCAGTTGGCTACTTCTGACCTATAAGGTCCCCTCTGAACCCAGTGCAAAACGACTCGCCCTATGGCGACGCCTGAAAGCCCTGGGCGCAGTGTATTTACAAAACGGGGTATGCGTGCTGCCCAAAACGGACGAGCATGTACGCCGCCTGAAGGTATTGGAAAACGATATCGCCACCATGGAAGGCGAATGCGTCCTGCTGGAAACCATTGCATTAGACAAGGCCCAGGAAGACAAAGTGATTACCCGTTTCACAGACGACCGCAACGAGCAGTACCAGGAGCTGCTGGGCCGCTGTAAGGATTTTGAAGTCGAAATCGCCAAGGAGATTTCGATCCAGAAGTTCACCTACGCCGAGCTGGACGAGGAAGAGACCGATCTGAAAAAACTGGAGAACTGGTTCGAGAAAATTCAGAAACTGGATTTTTACGGCGCCCCCCTGGCACAGGTCGCTCAAGAGCGCCTGCAAGACTGCAAGGCACGGCTGGATGAGTACGCCCAAATGGTCTACGACGCTCATGAAGAAAACCGCTAA
- a CDS encoding MFS transporter: protein MKKTANPAFTPAADVPRAKIHRSVWALGFVSMFMDISSELIHALLPIYMVTVLGTSVLAVGFIEGIAEATASIMKVFSGAISDRFGKRKLLAVIGYGLAALTKPIFPLANSLDWLVGARFVDRIGKGIRGAPRDALIADVTASESRGAAYGLRQTLDTIGAFVGPLLAIGLMWWTANNYQLIFWVAVLPAFAAIAILVFFVREPKLPANTRPRTLPLNRADLSRLGARYWWVVAIGLAFTLARFSEAFLLLRAEASGLPPMWAPAVLVVMGLAFSLSAYPAGVLSDRMRKTDLLLIGVTLLIAADLVLAFVPGLMGLGLGVALWGLHMGFTQGLFSVLIADNAPAELRGTAFGLFHLLTGIALLLASVIAGVLWDTIGFQGTFAAGALFALLTGVGLVILRRSAQGAF from the coding sequence ATGAAGAAAACCGCTAATCCGGCGTTCACACCGGCTGCCGACGTGCCACGAGCCAAAATTCACCGCAGCGTCTGGGCACTGGGCTTCGTGTCCATGTTCATGGACATTTCATCGGAGCTGATCCACGCCCTGCTGCCCATTTATATGGTCACTGTACTAGGCACCTCCGTGCTTGCGGTGGGCTTTATTGAAGGGATTGCCGAAGCCACCGCTTCCATCATGAAGGTGTTTTCCGGAGCGATCAGCGACCGTTTTGGAAAGCGCAAACTGTTGGCCGTCATTGGCTATGGGCTGGCGGCCCTGACCAAACCCATTTTTCCTCTGGCGAACTCATTGGACTGGCTGGTCGGTGCCCGCTTTGTAGACCGCATCGGCAAAGGCATACGCGGTGCCCCCCGTGACGCCCTGATCGCCGATGTCACTGCCTCCGAATCGCGTGGCGCGGCCTACGGCTTGCGGCAAACACTGGATACCATTGGCGCCTTTGTTGGCCCCCTGCTGGCAATTGGGCTGATGTGGTGGACAGCCAATAATTACCAGTTGATCTTCTGGGTTGCCGTGTTGCCTGCCTTTGCCGCCATCGCCATTCTGGTGTTTTTTGTGCGCGAGCCTAAATTACCCGCCAACACCCGCCCCCGCACACTCCCCCTGAATCGGGCAGACTTAAGCCGTTTGGGTGCCCGCTATTGGTGGGTTGTGGCCATTGGCCTGGCCTTTACCCTGGCCCGTTTCAGCGAAGCCTTCCTTCTTCTACGCGCAGAAGCCAGCGGCTTGCCGCCCATGTGGGCCCCTGCCGTCCTGGTTGTCATGGGGCTGGCCTTTTCCCTGTCTGCGTACCCTGCAGGGGTACTGTCGGATCGCATGCGTAAAACCGACCTGCTCCTGATCGGCGTGACCCTGCTGATTGCTGCCGATCTGGTGCTGGCCTTCGTCCCCGGCTTGATGGGTCTGGGCCTGGGCGTTGCCTTGTGGGGCCTGCATATGGGCTTTACCCAAGGTCTGTTCAGCGTTCTGATTGCCGACAACGCCCCCGCCGAACTGCGTGGCACCGCCTTTGGTCTGTTCCATCTGCTAACCGGCATCGCCTTGCTACTGGCCAGTGTTATTGCTGGTGTGCTCTGGGACACCATCGGCTTTCAAGGCACCTTTGCCGCTGGCGCACTGTTTGCGCTTTTGACTGGCGTGGGTTTGGTCATACTACGACGTTCAGCCCAAGGAGCGTTCTAA
- the ssb gene encoding single-stranded DNA-binding protein, translating to MASVNKVILVGNLGRDPEVRYSAEGSAICNISIATTSQWKDRTSGERREETEWHRVVFYNRLAEIAGEYLRKGRPVYVEGRLRTRKWTGQDGQERFTTEIIAEQMQMLGGRDGGGDMGGGSMGGSEYGGGAPAPQRAQRPAPQQQQQQQQAPRNTAPVSDNLADMDDDIPF from the coding sequence ATGGCATCGGTAAATAAAGTCATTCTGGTGGGCAATCTTGGCCGCGACCCAGAAGTACGCTACAGCGCAGAAGGCTCGGCCATCTGCAATATTTCCATTGCCACGACTTCGCAGTGGAAAGACCGTACCTCCGGCGAGCGCCGCGAGGAAACGGAATGGCACCGTGTGGTGTTCTACAACCGTCTGGCTGAAATCGCGGGTGAATACCTGCGCAAAGGCCGTCCTGTCTATGTAGAAGGTCGTTTGCGCACCCGTAAGTGGACGGGCCAGGACGGGCAGGAGCGTTTCACCACGGAAATCATCGCCGAGCAAATGCAAATGCTGGGTGGTCGCGACGGTGGTGGTGATATGGGCGGTGGCAGCATGGGCGGTAGCGAATACGGTGGCGGCGCACCCGCACCGCAACGTGCTCAGCGTCCCGCGCCTCAGCAGCAACAGCAGCAACAACAGGCTCCGCGTAATACCGCTCCTGTGTCGGATAATCTGGCCGATATGGATGACGATATTCCGTTCTAA
- a CDS encoding MFS transporter encodes MSTHQTMNTAGSRPARLSLTQQERKASILLALLFACRMLGLFLLTPVFAVAAHSLPGGNDAARVGLALGAYGLTQAVLQIPLGMASDRFGRRPIIVIGMALFVIGGVISALAQNIDWVTVGRCIQGLGAVSAAISAWVADSTRPEVRTRAMAMVGGSIGLSFAVSLVLSPVLVGQFGLSGLFWAISLLGFVCLLIAAFVVPSAPKAPASIVQVTAGQVLRHLDLLRLNFGVFCLHFILMSLFIVVPGILATLGGYGTQDLWKVYLPVILVSFVLMVPAVFWTETRKRHKHALELSVLLLIVVLAVMPWARDSLVPMVAALTFFFIGFNVLEALQPSLVSRVAPPEYKGLALGFYNTSQSLGVFAGGLIGGILAGRGLTQWVLWTGAALALLWLLTARGFKDKY; translated from the coding sequence ATGAGTACACACCAAACCATGAATACGGCCGGATCGCGCCCAGCGCGCCTGAGTCTGACTCAGCAAGAGCGCAAGGCCAGCATCCTGCTTGCCCTGTTGTTTGCCTGTCGAATGCTGGGTCTGTTTTTGCTGACCCCGGTCTTTGCGGTTGCAGCCCATTCCCTGCCCGGCGGTAACGACGCCGCCCGAGTGGGTCTGGCATTGGGTGCCTATGGTCTGACACAGGCTGTCTTGCAGATTCCCTTGGGGATGGCATCGGACCGTTTTGGACGCAGGCCGATTATCGTCATCGGCATGGCCTTGTTCGTGATCGGTGGGGTGATCTCCGCGCTGGCCCAGAATATTGACTGGGTGACGGTAGGCCGCTGTATTCAAGGTCTGGGGGCGGTGTCAGCAGCCATTTCCGCCTGGGTAGCCGACTCCACTCGCCCCGAAGTACGTACACGCGCCATGGCCATGGTGGGCGGCTCGATTGGTCTGTCTTTTGCCGTATCGCTGGTGCTCTCGCCAGTGCTGGTGGGGCAATTTGGTTTGTCGGGACTGTTCTGGGCTATCAGCTTGCTGGGCTTTGTCTGCTTGTTGATTGCCGCTTTTGTCGTGCCCAGCGCGCCTAAAGCACCAGCCTCGATTGTGCAGGTTACCGCCGGACAGGTGTTGCGTCATTTGGACTTGCTGCGCCTGAACTTTGGCGTGTTCTGTCTGCACTTTATCTTGATGTCTCTGTTCATTGTGGTGCCGGGCATTCTGGCTACCTTGGGGGGCTACGGCACTCAGGATTTGTGGAAGGTGTACCTGCCCGTTATCCTGGTTTCCTTTGTGCTGATGGTGCCAGCGGTGTTCTGGACAGAGACCCGCAAGCGTCACAAGCATGCGCTGGAACTGTCTGTGTTGCTGCTGATTGTGGTGCTGGCCGTGATGCCATGGGCGCGCGATTCGCTGGTTCCCATGGTGGCCGCGCTGACCTTTTTCTTTATCGGCTTTAATGTGCTGGAAGCCTTGCAGCCTTCTTTGGTGTCGCGTGTGGCGCCACCAGAATACAAAGGTTTGGCGCTGGGTTTTTACAACACCTCCCAGTCCCTGGGCGTGTTTGCTGGCGGCCTGATCGGCGGCATCCTGGCAGGGCGAGGGCTCACCCAATGGGTCTTGTGGACCGGCGCAGCCCTGGCTTTGCTCTGGTTGCTGACAGCGCGTGGTTTCAAGGATAAATACTAG